In Streptomyces venezuelae, the sequence GGCCCGTCCCCGCCGGGGGCACCGCCACCACCGACGCCGTCTCCGCCGCCTGGGCCGAGCGCTTCGCCCGGGCCCTGGCCCCGCTGCGCACCGCCGAGGGCGGCTGTGCCGAGCCCCACCGGCCGGCCGCGGCCGCCCTGCCCGCCACCGCGCGGCTGCTCGACGAGCTGGGGCTGGCCCGGGCCACCCCGGCCTCCCTGATGGCCCGCTGGGCCGCCGCCACCGACCAGGGGCAGGGCGTCGGCGGCCTCGCCGAGATCGTGCTGGGCAGCGGCCGCCGCGGGCCCGTCGGCACCGAACTCGTCCACGACGGCCCGCACCTGCTCATCGAGGGACCCGCCGGGAGCGGGCGGACCGAGCTGCTGCGCTCGGTGGCCGCGTCGCTGTCCGCGGCCGCCCGGCCCGACCGGCTCGGGCTGCTCCTGCTCGACGGGGCCGGCGGCGAGCGCGGCGACGGGCTGCTGCCCTGCACCGAACTCCCGCACGTCTGCGCCCACCTGGTCGCCTCCGATCCGCTGCGCATGCGGGAGTTCGCGCAGGCGCTGGGCGCGGAGCTCAAGCGCCGCTCCGAGCTGCTGGAGGACATGTCCTTCGCCGAGTGGCACGCGCAGCGCGAGGTGTCCGACCGCATGGTCTCGCCCCGCCGGCCCACCCCGGGCGAGCAGCGCGGCGACCTCGACCCCCAGCGCACCGGCACGCTGCGGCTGCGGGCCGCGACCACCCGGACCGAACCGCCCGGGCCCAGCCCGCTGCCGCGCCTGGTGGTGCTCGTGGACGACCTCGACGCGCTGGTCGCACCGGGGCTGGGCAGTACGGGCCGCCCCGCCGCGGGCTCGGTGGTCCGGGCGCTGGAGGCGGTGGCCCGCGAGGGCGCCCGACTCGGGGTGCACCTGGTGGCCGCGAGCGCCCGCCCGGACCGTACGGCGGACACCGGCCTGGCCCGGCTGGCCACCCTGCGCGTGGAGCTCGACGCCCCCGACCAGCCGGGTCCGGGCCGCGGCCTGCTCCGTTTCGGCGACGGCCGGACGGTCCCCTTCCAGGCGGGCCGGGTCACCGGCCGGATCCCCCGTACGGCGACCCAGCGGCCGACCGTGGTCCCGGTGGAGTGGGAGCGGATGGGCGATCCGCCGGCCCGCCGACCGGTGCGTGAGCTGGGCAACGGGCCCACCGACCTCGCCCTGCTGGCCAGTGCCCTGGACCGGGCCTCGCACCTGGTCTCGGCGATACCCGTGCTGTTCCCGCCCGCGCCCTGACCCGGGCGCGCCCCCGCGAGGCGGTATTGCGGGGGCGCACGGCTCGGCGTAGACCTTGTGGTCCAGGACACACCACGGGCATCGGGGGCAGAGCCATGCGCAGGCACGGAACGAGCCGTACGACACTCACCTGGACGGCGCTCGCCGCGGCGGCCGCCCTCACCCTCTCGGCGTGCGGGGACGACGGCACGCAGGAGCCGCGAGGGCCCGAGGGCAGCACGGCCGCGCCCCGGGTGCAGTTACCGAAACTGCCCGGCGAGAAGATCGAGGTCGCCGCGGTCTGGACGGGCCCGGAGCAGGAGAACTTCACGAAGGTGCTGAAGGAGTTCGAGAAGCGGACGGGTGCCTCCGTCACCTTCGTCCCGGCACAGGACCCGATCGTCACCTTCCTCGGCACGAAGATCGCGGGTGGTGCGCCGCCGGACGTGGCGCTGCTCCCGCAGGTCGGGGCGCTGACGGCGGCGGTGGAGAACAAGTGGGCGCAGCCGCTGGGCCCGGAGGCCGCCGCCCAGCTCGACGCGAACTACTCGAAGGGCTGGAAGCAGCTCGGCGCCGTCGGGGGCACCCAGTACGGCGTGTACTACAAGGCCGCCAACAAGTCGCTGATCTGGTACAACGCGAAGGCCTTCGAGGCGGCGGGGGTCAAGCCGCCGAAGACCTGGAAGGAACTGATCGCCGCCGCCGACACGCTGTCCGCCTCCGGCACCCCGGCCGTGTCGGTGGCCGGTGCGGACGGCTGGACCCTCACGGACTGGTTCGAGAACATCTATCTCTCCCAGGCCGGGCCGGAGAAGTACGACCAGCTGGCCAAGCACCAGATCAAGTGGACCGACGACAGCGTCAAGCAGGCGCTGACCACGCTCGGCGAGCTGTTCGGCCGCAAGGACTTCCTGGCGGGCGGGCCGAGCGGGGCCCTGGCCACCGAGTTCCCGAAGTCGGTGACGCAGACCTTCACCGGCGGCGACCGGCCGGCCGCCGCGATGGTCTTCGAGGGCGACTTCGTGGCGGTGAACATCGCGCAGACGGAGGCGAAGGTCGGTGAGGACGCCCTCGTCTTCCCCTTCCCGGCGGTCGGCGAGAAGGCCCCGGTGGTATCGGGCGGCGACGTGGCGGTCGCCCTCAAGCCGTCGAAGGGGGCGCAGGCCCTGCTGACCTTCCTGGCGTCGCCGGACGCGGCGGAGATCCACGCCCGGCAGGGCGGTTTCGTCTCCCCGAACAAGGCCGTGGACCCCGGTGCCTATCCGAACGCCATCCAGCGGGACATCGCCAAGGCGCTGATCGCCGCGGGTGACGACTTCCGCTTCGACATGTCGGACCAGGCGCCGGCGGCCTTCGGCGGGACCCCGGGGGCGGGTGAGTGGAAGGCGCTCCAGGACTTCCTGGCCAACCCGTCGGACGTGGCGGGCACCCAGGCGAAACTGGAGGCGGACGCGGCGAAGGCCTACGGGAACTGATCCCGTGCCGGCCCCTGCCGCTCCCCCGGCCGGCTCCGTCCCCGGCCCTGCCACCGGACCTGCCACCGGCCCCGCCCCCAAGGGTGTCGTCTCCGCGGAGGCCCGCCGCCGCCGGCTGATCGCGGCGGCGTTCCTCCTGCCGGCGCTCGTGCTGCTCGGTGCGCTCGTCGTGCACCCGATCGGCTACTCCCTCTACCGCAGCTTCTTCGACCGGTCCGGCGAC encodes:
- a CDS encoding ABC transporter substrate-binding protein, which produces MRRHGTSRTTLTWTALAAAAALTLSACGDDGTQEPRGPEGSTAAPRVQLPKLPGEKIEVAAVWTGPEQENFTKVLKEFEKRTGASVTFVPAQDPIVTFLGTKIAGGAPPDVALLPQVGALTAAVENKWAQPLGPEAAAQLDANYSKGWKQLGAVGGTQYGVYYKAANKSLIWYNAKAFEAAGVKPPKTWKELIAAADTLSASGTPAVSVAGADGWTLTDWFENIYLSQAGPEKYDQLAKHQIKWTDDSVKQALTTLGELFGRKDFLAGGPSGALATEFPKSVTQTFTGGDRPAAAMVFEGDFVAVNIAQTEAKVGEDALVFPFPAVGEKAPVVSGGDVAVALKPSKGAQALLTFLASPDAAEIHARQGGFVSPNKAVDPGAYPNAIQRDIAKALIAAGDDFRFDMSDQAPAAFGGTPGAGEWKALQDFLANPSDVAGTQAKLEADAAKAYGN